A window from Candidatus Hydrogenedentota bacterium encodes these proteins:
- a CDS encoding GntR family transcriptional regulator: MLITINQSDGTPIYFQIVRHIKHLIATGRLGPGDELPTVRALAQQLVINPNTVVRAYRDLEAAGLISSRRGAGTRVADRPVPYSEDECRRILSERLDGVIVEARNLNIPLGKVVELLKERDRALRPAGNTTRKEEGHE; the protein is encoded by the coding sequence ATGCTCATCACCATCAACCAGAGTGACGGAACCCCGATCTACTTCCAGATCGTCCGTCACATCAAGCACCTGATCGCCACGGGGCGTCTCGGGCCGGGGGACGAGCTCCCCACGGTCCGCGCCCTGGCCCAGCAACTGGTGATCAACCCGAACACCGTGGTCCGCGCCTACCGCGATCTGGAGGCCGCCGGGCTCATCTCGTCGCGGCGCGGCGCGGGCACCCGGGTGGCCGACCGTCCGGTGCCCTATTCGGAGGACGAGTGCCGCCGCATCCTGTCGGAGCGGCTGGACGGCGTCATTGTGGAGGCGAGAAACCTGAACATCCCCCTCGGGAAGGTTGTCGAACTGCTGAAAGAACGCGACCGGGCGCTGCGTCCGGCCGGAAACACAACGCGCAAGGAGGAAGGTCATGAGTAA
- a CDS encoding AAA family ATPase, with protein sequence MLSDQFLRSVSLKREGVPSFAEYPFNIPAVRHLDTLDLHPEVTFLVGENGTGKSTLLEALAVAAGFNPEGGSRNFNFSTRETHAGLHEHLRLVRGVRRPRDGFFLRAETFYNAATYLESLEADGGLVPYGGESLHACSHGEAFMTLMTKRLRGNGLYVFDEPEAALSPTRQMALLSLMAGLARENSQFIIATHSPILMAYPRARIHVLSADGITVTPYEETEHYRVASDFFAHREGILRELTGE encoded by the coding sequence ATGCTTTCAGACCAGTTCCTCCGCAGCGTGTCCCTGAAGCGGGAGGGGGTGCCCTCGTTCGCCGAGTACCCCTTCAACATCCCCGCCGTCCGGCATCTGGACACCCTTGACCTGCATCCGGAGGTCACCTTCCTCGTGGGGGAGAACGGCACGGGTAAATCCACCCTGCTGGAGGCCCTCGCGGTGGCCGCAGGCTTCAATCCGGAGGGCGGCAGCCGCAACTTCAACTTCTCGACCAGGGAGACTCACGCCGGACTCCATGAGCACCTCCGCCTCGTGCGCGGCGTGCGCCGACCCCGGGACGGCTTCTTTCTCCGCGCCGAGACCTTCTACAACGCCGCCACCTACCTCGAGTCGCTGGAAGCGGACGGCGGGCTGGTTCCCTACGGCGGGGAGTCGCTCCACGCCTGCTCCCACGGCGAGGCGTTCATGACCCTCATGACGAAGCGGCTTCGGGGCAACGGCCTGTATGTCTTCGACGAGCCGGAGGCCGCGCTTTCCCCCACGCGCCAGATGGCGCTGCTGTCCCTGATGGCCGGGCTCGCGCGGGAGAACTCCCAGTTCATCATCGCCACCCACTCGCCCATACTCATGGCTTATCCCCGCGCGCGCATCCACGTCCTGTCCGCGGACGGCATCACCGTGACGCCCTACGAGGAGACCGAGCACTACCGCGTCGCCAGCGACTTCTTCGCCCACCGGGAGGGCATCCTGCGCGAACTCACGGGCGAGTGA
- a CDS encoding ABC transporter ATP-binding protein → MSNGNESAPVIEVTGLGRKYGKKEALQDVSLRVGSGGVFGLVGENGAGKTTLIQHLLGALRPQSGTVRVFGADPAYDPPAVLSRIGYLSEDRDLPGWMRVGEFLRYMRAFYPGWDAAFAERMVGEFGLNPAAKIRSLSRGEQARTGLLAAVAHRPELLLLDEPSSGLDAVARQQILAAVVRTVAEEGRTVVFSSHLLDEVERVADHVLMLHQGRVVMDMPMDEVKARHRTHLLRWAEVPAADAPALPGMLRAERDGREWRVLCDGDPEALAAAVRAAGGEILETAPATLEAVFVARVGA, encoded by the coding sequence ATGAGTAACGGGAACGAGTCGGCGCCGGTGATCGAGGTGACGGGGCTGGGCCGCAAGTACGGCAAAAAGGAGGCGCTCCAGGACGTGAGTCTGCGCGTCGGGTCGGGCGGCGTGTTCGGCCTGGTGGGCGAGAACGGCGCGGGCAAGACCACGCTGATCCAGCACCTGCTCGGGGCGCTGCGGCCCCAGTCGGGCACGGTGCGCGTGTTCGGGGCGGACCCCGCCTACGACCCGCCCGCCGTGCTGTCCCGCATTGGCTACCTTTCCGAGGACCGCGACCTGCCCGGGTGGATGCGCGTCGGCGAGTTTCTCCGCTACATGCGCGCCTTCTACCCCGGGTGGGACGCCGCCTTCGCGGAGCGCATGGTCGGCGAGTTCGGCCTGAACCCCGCCGCGAAGATCCGCAGCCTGTCGCGGGGCGAGCAGGCGCGCACGGGCCTGCTGGCCGCCGTCGCCCACCGGCCCGAGCTGCTGCTCCTCGACGAGCCGTCGTCCGGCCTGGACGCCGTGGCGCGCCAGCAGATCCTCGCCGCCGTCGTGCGCACCGTGGCCGAGGAGGGGCGCACCGTCGTCTTCTCCTCCCACCTCCTCGACGAGGTCGAGCGCGTCGCCGACCACGTCCTCATGCTGCACCAGGGCCGCGTGGTCATGGACATGCCCATGGACGAGGTCAAGGCCCGCCACCGGACCCATCTCCTCCGCTGGGCCGAAGTCCCCGCCGCAGACGCCCCCGCCCTGCCCGGCATGCTCCGCGCCGAGCGCGACGGCCGCGAATGGCGCGTCCTCTGCGATGGCGACCCCGAAGCCCTCGCCGCCGCCGTCCGCGCCGCGGGCGGGGAAATCCTCGAAACCGCCCCCGCCACCCTTGAGGCCGTTTTCGTCGCCCGCGTCGGCGCGTAG
- a CDS encoding DegT/DnrJ/EryC1/StrS family aminotransferase yields the protein MVPKILFELESKFGSTYGEEEQAAMMRVLRENAPTSGDHCIAFERAFAEYCGTAHARVVSNGTAALFLALLGAGVGPGDRVLTTPLTWIATAAAGVTLGAEVDFVDIDPDTYNMDPARLAEKITPNTKAVLPVHLYGQCCDMDAILGLARKHGFAVIEDACHAVGAEHKGRKAGSMGAAGCFSFHEQKNMSTLGEGGVITTSDPELFERAALYRSHCTRVYGKSTKYCSLDEAKLPMGKRFWWQDFDDCGYNFRMTDMQAAVGIVQLAKLDALNARRAEVTAQIQEGLAGVPGLKLPKARPENKHVWHLCPMEIDAAAFGMGKDDFVYAMREEHGVRIGTHYIPLHWTTAFQKRGFRRGQFPVADAAAERLVTLPIHPRLTDEGIAHLVSSIKALCRRG from the coding sequence GTGGTGCCCAAGATTCTGTTTGAGCTGGAGAGCAAGTTCGGCTCCACCTACGGCGAGGAGGAGCAGGCCGCGATGATGCGGGTCCTGCGCGAGAACGCGCCCACCTCGGGCGACCACTGCATCGCCTTTGAGCGGGCCTTCGCGGAGTACTGCGGCACCGCCCACGCGCGGGTCGTCTCCAACGGCACCGCCGCCCTGTTCCTCGCGCTCCTGGGCGCGGGGGTCGGCCCGGGCGACCGCGTGCTGACGACGCCCCTCACCTGGATCGCCACGGCGGCGGCGGGCGTCACCCTCGGCGCCGAGGTGGACTTCGTGGACATTGACCCCGACACCTACAACATGGACCCGGCCCGGCTGGCGGAGAAGATCACGCCGAACACGAAGGCCGTGCTGCCGGTCCACCTCTACGGCCAGTGCTGCGACATGGACGCGATCCTCGGCCTCGCCCGGAAGCACGGTTTCGCGGTGATTGAGGACGCCTGCCACGCCGTCGGCGCGGAGCACAAGGGCCGCAAGGCGGGCAGCATGGGCGCGGCGGGCTGCTTCAGCTTCCACGAGCAGAAGAACATGTCCACCCTCGGCGAGGGCGGCGTCATCACCACCAGCGACCCGGAACTCTTCGAGCGCGCGGCGCTCTACCGCTCCCACTGCACGCGGGTCTACGGCAAGAGCACCAAGTATTGCAGCCTGGACGAGGCGAAACTGCCCATGGGCAAGCGGTTCTGGTGGCAGGACTTCGACGACTGCGGCTACAACTTCCGCATGACGGACATGCAGGCCGCCGTGGGGATCGTGCAGCTGGCGAAACTGGACGCCCTCAACGCCCGCCGCGCCGAGGTGACCGCGCAAATCCAGGAGGGGCTGGCCGGGGTGCCCGGGCTGAAACTGCCCAAGGCGCGCCCGGAGAACAAGCACGTGTGGCACCTGTGCCCCATGGAGATTGACGCCGCCGCCTTCGGCATGGGCAAGGACGACTTCGTCTACGCCATGCGCGAGGAGCACGGCGTCCGCATCGGCACGCACTACATCCCCCTGCACTGGACCACGGCGTTCCAGAAGCGGGGTTTCCGGCGCGGGCAGTTCCCCGTGGCCGACGCCGCGGCGGAGCGGCTGGTCACCCTGCCGATCCACCCCCGGCTGACCGACGAGGGCATCGCACACCTTGTTTCGAGCATCAAGGCCCTGTGCCGCCGTGGATGA
- a CDS encoding PhoPQ-activated pathogenicity: MTRRQMMFGRLVLAAAVCMLGCAVAVATPLDDYVAAPDPAFKYTLAGKSESAAATTYLYHMVSQTWLDASQVDRPLWEHEVVVTVPKETAFTKAMMFIGGGGNPLKAEPSPENDPFDKIALATKSIVAQVRQIPNQPLRFPDETDPRYAEKGRKEDELITYGWDKFLQGGDPVWLARLPMTKAVVRAMDLVQKEFPQTDGFFVAGGSKRGWTTWTVAAVDKRVIGIAPAVIDVLNFIPSLENHINAYGFWAPSVSDYVDMKITDRLHTPEMKALLDVVDPYSYRDRLTMPKYVCNSAGDQFFPADSWRFYWEGLKDEKFLCYFPNTDHGLNADAYFRIAGFYHALMAGTPRPKFAWDRATDGSLTVRCETKPTAVRLWKAVNPDARDFRLETLGKKHEAVEFPLSADGVYTTDVKAPEKGWTAFFLEMEFPNGDFPFPFVFTTGVSILPDAYPPKK; the protein is encoded by the coding sequence ATGACGCGCAGGCAGATGATGTTTGGACGGCTTGTCCTGGCGGCGGCGGTGTGCATGCTGGGGTGCGCGGTGGCGGTTGCGACGCCGTTGGACGACTATGTGGCGGCGCCGGACCCGGCGTTCAAGTACACCCTGGCGGGGAAGTCCGAGAGTGCGGCGGCGACCACCTACCTCTACCACATGGTCTCGCAGACGTGGCTGGACGCGTCGCAGGTGGACCGCCCGCTGTGGGAGCACGAGGTGGTGGTGACGGTGCCGAAGGAGACGGCGTTCACGAAGGCGATGATGTTCATCGGCGGCGGCGGCAACCCGCTGAAGGCGGAGCCCTCGCCGGAGAACGACCCCTTTGACAAAATCGCCCTGGCGACAAAGTCCATTGTGGCGCAGGTGAGGCAGATCCCCAACCAGCCCCTGCGCTTCCCGGACGAGACGGACCCGCGCTATGCCGAGAAGGGCCGCAAGGAGGACGAGCTGATCACCTACGGGTGGGACAAGTTCCTCCAGGGCGGCGACCCGGTCTGGCTGGCGCGGCTGCCCATGACGAAGGCCGTGGTCCGCGCCATGGACCTCGTGCAGAAGGAGTTCCCGCAGACGGACGGATTCTTCGTGGCGGGCGGGTCCAAACGCGGCTGGACCACCTGGACCGTCGCGGCGGTGGACAAGCGGGTCATCGGCATCGCCCCGGCGGTCATTGACGTGCTCAACTTCATCCCCTCGCTCGAAAACCACATCAACGCCTACGGGTTCTGGGCGCCCTCGGTCTCCGACTATGTGGACATGAAGATCACGGACCGGCTGCACACGCCGGAGATGAAGGCGCTGCTGGACGTCGTGGACCCGTACAGCTACCGCGACCGGCTGACCATGCCAAAGTACGTCTGCAACTCCGCGGGCGACCAGTTCTTCCCGGCGGACTCCTGGCGCTTTTACTGGGAGGGGCTGAAGGACGAGAAGTTCCTCTGCTATTTCCCGAACACGGACCACGGCCTGAACGCCGACGCCTATTTCCGCATCGCGGGCTTCTACCACGCCCTCATGGCGGGCACGCCGCGTCCGAAGTTCGCCTGGGACCGTGCCACGGACGGATCGCTCACGGTCCGCTGCGAGACCAAGCCGACGGCGGTGCGCCTGTGGAAGGCCGTGAACCCCGACGCCCGCGACTTCCGGCTGGAAACCCTCGGCAAGAAGCACGAGGCCGTCGAGTTTCCCCTGTCCGCAGACGGCGTCTACACCACGGACGTCAAAGCCCCGGAAAAGGGCTGGACGGCCTTCTTCCTGGAGATGGAGTTCCCCAACGGCGACTTCCCCTTCCCCTTCGTCTTCACCACGGGTGTGAGCATCCTGCCGGACGCCTACCCGCCGAAGAAGTAG
- a CDS encoding SDR family oxidoreductase: protein MAQKIVVTGAGGFVAGSILAQAGSAVGLHAVTRGKPLLERPGIVWHAVDPGDGTPVAELIQALRPDAVIHTAAIADIDYCEAHRDEAERVNVAYTRAVARACAATGARLVHCSTDTVFDGETGQYAEDAPVHPLNFYGETKVRAEEAVRAALANAVVARVSLVMGLPVLGVGNSFLAKMIAAFKEGREVGVPPNEIRSAVDVATLGLALLELAGHPFTGTMHLSGNDRQSRVDLVRRVARHLGYPESLVVPKDPGNIPGRAPRPRDVSLDNTLARRTLSTPMAGTEEGLDRVLALERKTRRGAQDSV, encoded by the coding sequence ATGGCGCAAAAAATCGTGGTCACGGGCGCGGGCGGGTTTGTGGCGGGGAGCATTCTGGCGCAGGCGGGGTCGGCGGTGGGACTGCATGCCGTCACGCGGGGAAAACCGCTTCTGGAGCGGCCCGGCATCGTGTGGCATGCCGTGGACCCCGGCGACGGGACCCCGGTGGCGGAGCTCATCCAGGCCCTGCGGCCGGACGCGGTGATCCACACCGCCGCCATCGCGGACATTGATTATTGCGAGGCCCACCGCGACGAGGCGGAGCGGGTGAATGTCGCGTACACGCGCGCCGTGGCGCGCGCCTGCGCCGCCACCGGCGCCCGGCTGGTCCACTGTTCCACGGACACGGTTTTCGACGGGGAGACGGGCCAGTATGCCGAGGACGCCCCGGTCCACCCCCTGAACTTCTACGGCGAAACCAAGGTGCGGGCGGAGGAGGCGGTGCGCGCGGCGCTGGCGAACGCCGTGGTCGCGCGGGTCTCGCTGGTGATGGGCCTGCCGGTGCTGGGGGTCGGCAACTCGTTCCTCGCAAAGATGATCGCGGCGTTCAAGGAGGGCCGCGAGGTCGGCGTGCCGCCGAACGAGATCCGCAGCGCCGTGGACGTGGCCACGCTGGGCCTCGCCCTGCTGGAGCTGGCGGGCCACCCCTTCACGGGGACGATGCACCTGTCGGGCAACGACCGCCAGAGCCGGGTGGACCTGGTGCGGCGGGTCGCCCGCCATTTGGGGTATCCTGAAAGCCTCGTGGTCCCGAAGGACCCGGGGAACATCCCCGGCCGCGCCCCGCGGCCCCGGGACGTGTCGCTGGACAACACGCTCGCGCGCAGGACCCTCTCCACGCCCATGGCGGGCACGGAGGAGGGGCTGGACCGCGTGCTGGCACTGGAAAGGAAGACGAGACGTGGTGCCCAAGATTCTGTTTGA